Proteins co-encoded in one bacterium genomic window:
- a CDS encoding acyltransferase translates to MGQWVGINRRVPWPVHFTSQVNHPQRVKIGRATYPGDSPHCYLNAFNGIEVGDYCNLAPGVGLISANHDVYDNTKWIKGQPIRLGAHCWLGMNAVVLPGVQLGDYTIVGAGSVVTKSFPDGYAVIAGNPARVIRTLDPAKVAMK, encoded by the coding sequence ATGGGTCAGTGGGTCGGCATCAACCGTCGCGTGCCCTGGCCGGTGCACTTCACCAGCCAGGTCAACCATCCCCAGCGCGTGAAGATCGGCCGCGCGACGTATCCGGGCGACTCGCCGCATTGTTACCTGAACGCCTTCAACGGCATCGAGGTGGGGGACTACTGCAACCTCGCCCCGGGTGTCGGCCTGATCAGCGCGAATCACGATGTCTACGACAACACCAAGTGGATCAAGGGACAGCCGATTCGCCTGGGGGCACACTGCTGGCTCGGCATGAACGCGGTCGTCTTGCCCGGCGTGCAATTAGGCGACTACACAATCGTCGGCGCGGGGTCGGTTGTGACGAAGAGCTTCCCCGACGGCTACGCCGTCATCGCCGGCAACCCCGCAAGAGTCATCCGCACACTGGATCCCGCGAAGGTGGCGATGAAGTAG
- a CDS encoding ATP-binding protein has protein sequence MAADNRIRVFIGHYGSGKTEIAVNYALMLASTGRKVALVDLDVVNPFFRSREKRALLEAADIWVIGNSLGIDKGVDLPAIPAEVTVPLQDISWDVILDVGGNSAGARALARYRRFMQPGDYDMFCVVNAFRPETRDPEGVVAHAEAIAETVGAPLTAMINNSHILLQTSVDLVLHGQRVCKRAADKLGLPIRYVSVMQRLAGDLPAKDLEGAILPIQIHMREDWM, from the coding sequence ATCGCGGCGGACAACCGGATTCGCGTCTTCATCGGGCACTACGGCAGCGGCAAAACGGAAATCGCCGTCAATTACGCCCTGATGCTCGCCTCCACGGGGCGGAAGGTCGCCCTTGTGGATCTGGACGTCGTGAATCCGTTCTTCCGTTCGCGGGAGAAGCGCGCGCTGCTCGAGGCTGCGGATATCTGGGTGATAGGCAACTCTCTCGGTATCGATAAAGGCGTCGATTTACCAGCCATCCCCGCGGAGGTCACCGTTCCGCTCCAGGACATCAGTTGGGATGTGATTCTGGATGTGGGAGGCAATTCCGCCGGGGCCAGAGCCCTGGCCCGATACCGGCGGTTCATGCAGCCGGGCGATTACGATATGTTCTGTGTGGTCAATGCTTTCCGTCCCGAGACCCGGGATCCGGAGGGCGTCGTTGCCCACGCTGAAGCCATAGCCGAAACGGTCGGGGCACCCCTGACCGCTATGATCAACAATAGCCACATTTTATTGCAAACGTCCGTTGACTTAGTGCTGCACGGTCAGCGAGTTTGTAAACGCGCTGCTGACAAACTGGGTCTGCCCATTCGCTATGTCAGTGTCATGCAGCGCCTGGCCGGGGACCTGCCGGCCAAGGATCTTGAGGGGGCGATCCTCCCAATACAGATCCACATGCGAGAGGACTGGATGTAG
- a CDS encoding ferredoxin family protein, with the protein MAKFHGVLHFDEDRCKGCGLCVNACPKDLLFLDKSRFNMKGYNPVAIRDEESCTSCAFCALMCPDVVISVERVTSDHLAGALVH; encoded by the coding sequence GTGGCAAAGTTTCACGGTGTTCTGCATTTCGACGAGGATCGGTGCAAAGGCTGCGGCCTGTGCGTCAACGCTTGTCCCAAGGACCTTCTGTTCCTGGACAAGTCCCGGTTCAACATGAAGGGCTACAATCCCGTAGCCATTCGTGACGAGGAGTCCTGCACCAGTTGCGCCTTCTGTGCGCTGATGTGCCCGGACGTCGTCATTTCCGTCGAGCGCGTAACCAGCGACCACCTCGCCGGCGCACTGGTTCACTGA
- a CDS encoding 3-methyl-2-oxobutanoate dehydrogenase subunit VorB: MSKVLMKGNEAVGAAAIKAGCRFFFGYPITPQNELPEYMSRELPKVNGTFLQAESEVAAINMVYGAAGAGARVMTSSSSPGIALKQEGISYIAGAELPCVIVNMMRGGPGLGGIQPTQADYFQATRGGGNGDYRTFTFAPASIQEAVDLLIEAFDIADQYRIPALVLGDGMIGQMMEPVEFNEPKQRPLPKKDWITTGTGGKRKPNIVNSLYLDPDELEEHNMRLDKKHKEIEANEIRYELYNMESPEIVLVAYGTTSRIVKNAIAILKEEGIEAGLIRPITLWPYPYGVFRELPKSVKALLTVEMSLGQMLDDVKIANEGRLPVHFYGRAGGVIPVPKEIVTKVKAIMGGEQP, from the coding sequence ATGTCCAAAGTTTTGATGAAAGGCAACGAGGCCGTCGGTGCCGCCGCCATCAAGGCGGGATGTCGGTTCTTCTTCGGCTATCCGATCACGCCTCAGAACGAGTTGCCCGAGTACATGTCGCGCGAGTTGCCGAAGGTTAACGGCACGTTCCTGCAGGCGGAGAGCGAAGTCGCCGCGATCAACATGGTCTATGGTGCAGCAGGAGCCGGCGCGCGCGTGATGACATCATCGTCGTCGCCCGGCATCGCGCTGAAGCAAGAAGGCATCTCGTACATCGCCGGCGCCGAACTGCCCTGCGTCATCGTCAATATGATGCGCGGCGGTCCGGGACTTGGCGGCATCCAGCCCACACAGGCCGATTACTTTCAGGCGACTCGCGGCGGCGGAAACGGCGACTATCGCACGTTCACATTCGCACCTGCGAGTATCCAGGAAGCCGTCGATCTTCTGATCGAAGCGTTCGACATCGCCGATCAGTATCGCATCCCGGCATTGGTGCTCGGCGACGGAATGATCGGCCAGATGATGGAACCGGTCGAGTTCAACGAGCCGAAGCAACGTCCCCTTCCAAAGAAGGATTGGATCACGACAGGCACCGGCGGAAAGCGGAAGCCGAACATCGTGAATTCGCTCTACCTGGATCCGGACGAACTCGAAGAACACAACATGCGTCTCGACAAGAAGCACAAGGAAATCGAGGCCAACGAGATTCGCTACGAGCTCTACAACATGGAGTCGCCGGAGATCGTCCTGGTCGCCTACGGCACAACGTCGCGAATCGTGAAGAATGCAATCGCGATACTGAAGGAAGAAGGAATCGAGGCGGGCCTGATTCGACCGATCACACTCTGGCCATATCCCTACGGGGTCTTCCGGGAACTGCCAAAGAGCGTGAAGGCGCTCCTGACGGTCGAAATGAGTCTCGGCCAGATGCTCGACGACGTGAAGATCGCCAATGAGGGCCGCTTGCCAGTGCACTTCTATGGACGCGCCGGCGGTGTGATCCCGGTGCCGAAAGAAATCGTCACGAAGGTCAAAGCTATTATGGGAGGTGAGCAGCCATGA
- a CDS encoding 2-oxoglutarate oxidoreductase, whose product MSVVFEKTHALTDAHFHYCPGCTHGIIHRLVGECIEELGVLGDTIGVAPVGCSVLAYNYFDCDMSEASHGRAPAVATGIKRVLPDKTVFTYQGDGDLASIGTAEIVHVAHRGEKITTIFVNNAIYGMTGGQMAPTTLIGQKATTSPYGRSAEHCGMPLRVAEMLATIDGAAFVERVSVHDPRHVKKAKKAIMNAFKCQLEGHGFGIVEVLSSCPTGWGKTPEEALEWLVENMIPYYPLGNLRDPWKEKSDEH is encoded by the coding sequence ATGAGCGTCGTCTTCGAGAAAACCCATGCGCTGACCGATGCGCACTTCCATTATTGCCCGGGCTGCACGCACGGCATCATTCATCGTCTCGTCGGCGAATGCATCGAGGAACTCGGCGTCCTCGGCGATACGATCGGCGTCGCGCCGGTTGGGTGTTCGGTTCTGGCCTATAATTACTTCGACTGCGACATGAGCGAGGCCTCTCACGGCCGCGCGCCGGCCGTTGCGACGGGCATCAAACGCGTGCTGCCGGACAAGACCGTGTTCACCTACCAGGGCGACGGCGATCTCGCCTCGATCGGCACAGCGGAGATCGTTCACGTCGCTCATCGCGGCGAGAAGATCACAACGATCTTCGTCAACAACGCGATCTATGGAATGACCGGCGGGCAGATGGCACCGACAACGCTGATTGGGCAGAAGGCCACAACGTCGCCCTATGGCCGCAGCGCTGAACATTGCGGCATGCCGCTGCGCGTCGCCGAGATGCTCGCGACAATCGATGGCGCGGCCTTCGTCGAGCGCGTTTCAGTTCATGATCCGCGCCACGTGAAGAAGGCCAAGAAGGCCATCATGAACGCCTTCAAGTGTCAGTTGGAAGGCCACGGCTTCGGAATCGTCGAGGTGCTCTCCAGTTGCCCGACCGGCTGGGGCAAGACGCCGGAAGAGGCCCTCGAGTGGCTCGTTGAGAACATGATCCCGTACTATCCACTCGGCAATCTTCGCGATCCGTGGAAGGAGAAATCCGATGAGCACTGA
- a CDS encoding 2-oxoacid:acceptor oxidoreductase family protein: MSTEKIICAGFGGQGIMSLGQLIAYAGMLENKHVSWVPSYGPEMRGGTANCHVLISDDPIGSPLVSHDATAVIVMNLPSLVKFEPELQKGGHLLINCSLIDKEAERKDVAVHYITANDIAMELGNVKAANMVMLGAYLHLTHIVKVETVSEALKKVFGQKKAELIPLNLEALKRGAEAVHGSELAKH; encoded by the coding sequence ATGAGCACTGAGAAGATCATCTGCGCCGGTTTCGGTGGCCAAGGCATCATGTCGCTCGGCCAACTGATTGCCTACGCTGGTATGCTTGAGAACAAACACGTCTCGTGGGTTCCTTCCTACGGACCGGAAATGCGAGGCGGCACGGCAAACTGCCATGTCCTGATCTCCGACGATCCCATCGGAAGCCCATTGGTCTCGCACGATGCAACCGCCGTGATCGTGATGAACCTGCCGTCGCTGGTGAAGTTCGAGCCCGAGTTGCAGAAGGGCGGGCACCTGCTGATCAATTGCTCGCTGATCGACAAGGAAGCCGAACGCAAGGATGTCGCAGTCCACTACATCACAGCCAACGATATCGCGATGGAACTGGGCAACGTGAAGGCCGCCAACATGGTGATGCTTGGCGCGTACCTGCACCTGACTCACATCGTGAAGGTCGAGACGGTTTCTGAAGCCCTGAAGAAAGTGTTCGGGCAGAAGAAGGCGGAGTTAATTCCGCTCAACCTCGAAGCTCTGAAACGCGGCGCCGAGGCCGTTCACGGATCGGAACTGGCGAAGCACTGA
- a CDS encoding metal ABC transporter permease, whose product MTEFFEPFQYQFMWRGLLIAIFLGISGGLLGCTLVLRRMALMGDALAHSLLPGMGIAFLLFGSGIWSLFLGALVSGLLTALGSGIISRLTRLRDDAAFGALFVISFGLGIALISSARARVNVDLMHFLFGNILGVGSQDLWLAAGVSTLTLLAFALFYRDILIESFDPVFYRTAGLPHGAIHLGLLALIVVNLVAALQAMGIVLALGLFLLPAVTSYLWCERWGTMLAFSTVVAVVGSTTGLLLSYHLRVSSGPCVVITLGIVFFVSAFLSPKHGLLSKYRRPSRHRTEDDGTYCPEH is encoded by the coding sequence ATGACTGAGTTTTTCGAGCCATTTCAGTATCAGTTCATGTGGCGCGGGCTGCTGATCGCCATCTTTCTTGGAATCAGTGGAGGCCTGCTCGGCTGCACGCTTGTGCTGCGACGGATGGCGCTGATGGGCGATGCGCTGGCTCATAGCCTTCTGCCGGGGATGGGTATCGCCTTCCTTCTCTTTGGCTCGGGCATCTGGTCGTTGTTTCTGGGTGCACTTGTATCCGGACTGCTGACTGCTCTCGGCAGTGGCATCATTAGCCGCCTGACCCGGCTGCGGGACGATGCGGCTTTCGGTGCGTTGTTTGTGATTTCGTTTGGACTTGGTATCGCACTGATCAGCAGCGCACGCGCGCGCGTGAATGTCGATCTGATGCACTTCCTGTTTGGGAATATTCTCGGAGTCGGATCACAGGATCTGTGGCTTGCGGCGGGCGTCAGTACGCTGACGCTGCTCGCATTCGCTCTCTTCTATCGTGACATCCTGATCGAATCTTTCGATCCTGTGTTCTATCGCACGGCCGGTCTGCCGCACGGCGCGATTCACCTGGGACTGCTGGCGCTGATTGTTGTGAATCTCGTAGCGGCGCTCCAGGCCATGGGAATCGTTTTGGCGCTGGGCCTGTTTCTTCTGCCGGCTGTAACTTCGTATCTCTGGTGCGAGCGTTGGGGAACGATGCTGGCCTTCTCGACGGTTGTTGCCGTCGTCGGCAGCACAACCGGCCTACTGCTCAGCTATCATCTGCGCGTATCGAGCGGACCTTGCGTGGTCATCACGCTGGGCATCGTCTTCTTTGTCTCGGCATTCCTGAGCCCGAAGCATGGCCTGCTGAGCAAGTACCGCAGACCATCTCGCCACCGTACCGAAGACGATGGCACGTACTGTCCAGAGCACTAA
- a CDS encoding metal ABC transporter ATP-binding protein, whose protein sequence is MNEEILRFQNVTVCYGDSPAVHHVTATVHCGALTALLGPNGAGKSTLIRTILGWLPLTTGKILIGDDHAHHQLPRIAYLPQRSEVDWSFPVTVRTIVRQGRYPSLGSWRRFRPEDHEMVEAAIVEMGIEDLAERQIQELSGGQQQRVFLARALAQGADIFLLDEPFTGLDPGARDHLMETLAKWPTLDRTVLAVVHDLDLARRGFQSALLLRTHLISAGTIDEVLSPEHVREAYGSSFVEAGT, encoded by the coding sequence ATGAATGAGGAGATCCTTCGATTCCAGAACGTCACAGTCTGCTATGGTGATTCGCCGGCCGTGCATCACGTCACCGCGACAGTTCATTGTGGAGCTCTAACGGCTCTCCTGGGGCCGAACGGCGCCGGGAAGAGCACACTGATTCGCACGATCCTGGGCTGGCTGCCGCTGACGACGGGAAAGATTCTGATCGGCGACGATCATGCGCATCATCAGTTGCCGCGAATTGCGTATTTGCCGCAGCGCAGCGAAGTGGATTGGAGCTTCCCGGTGACGGTGCGGACGATTGTGCGGCAGGGGAGATACCCTTCACTTGGAAGCTGGCGGCGCTTCCGACCGGAAGATCACGAGATGGTAGAAGCTGCGATCGTCGAGATGGGAATCGAGGATCTGGCAGAGCGCCAGATTCAAGAATTATCCGGCGGCCAGCAGCAGCGCGTCTTCCTTGCGCGCGCATTGGCGCAAGGTGCGGATATCTTCCTTCTGGACGAGCCTTTCACCGGACTCGACCCAGGCGCACGCGACCACCTGATGGAAACGCTGGCGAAATGGCCGACACTCGATCGCACGGTGCTTGCCGTCGTGCACGATCTCGACCTTGCGCGGCGCGGATTCCAGAGCGCGCTTCTCCTGCGAACACATCTGATTTCTGCAGGCACGATCGATGAAGTTCTCTCTCCCGAGCACGTGCGCGAAGCCTACGGGTCATCCTTCGTGGAGGCGGGCACATGA
- a CDS encoding zinc ABC transporter substrate-binding protein, with protein sequence MIRFFSSLIFTTLLAGIAAAEPSVYVVATTPFLQDIARNVGGTRVQVDCLVPPSADLHLFEPSAADVEALVNADLVIINGLELEGWIEKLIANSGFKGQVVTASDGIEVLSTAMEEDHDHDHAHEHGASDPHAWMNPRNAMRYAENICAGLVAVDAEGKPDYESFAHLYIAQLRVLDGWVKREVSKIPTARKVLVTEHATLHYFAKAYGFETRSLRGITTRDEPDAQAMAELVDYLRAHGVSTIFTQDGQRPRSLGQLKDELGDLQTVDLYVGTLQPPGQPVDSYIAMIRHDVRLIVGSLQ encoded by the coding sequence ATGATTCGGTTTTTCTCTTCACTGATCTTCACAACTCTCCTGGCTGGAATCGCAGCGGCAGAACCGTCGGTTTACGTCGTGGCGACGACGCCGTTTCTGCAGGACATCGCCCGCAATGTCGGCGGCACGCGAGTCCAGGTCGATTGCCTGGTGCCGCCCTCGGCCGACCTGCATCTGTTCGAGCCATCTGCCGCGGATGTTGAAGCGCTCGTGAACGCTGACCTCGTGATCATCAACGGACTTGAACTCGAAGGCTGGATTGAGAAGCTGATCGCGAACTCCGGTTTCAAAGGTCAGGTGGTGACCGCCTCCGACGGCATCGAAGTGTTGTCGACCGCGATGGAAGAAGACCACGATCATGACCACGCACACGAGCACGGCGCGTCGGATCCGCACGCGTGGATGAATCCGCGCAACGCGATGCGCTACGCGGAGAATATCTGCGCTGGCCTAGTCGCCGTGGATGCGGAAGGGAAGCCGGACTACGAGTCATTCGCGCATCTCTACATCGCTCAATTGCGAGTTTTGGATGGATGGGTTAAGCGCGAAGTTTCGAAGATCCCGACCGCGCGTAAGGTGCTCGTGACGGAACATGCAACGCTGCATTACTTCGCGAAGGCTTATGGATTCGAAACGCGCTCGCTGCGCGGCATCACAACGCGCGACGAACCGGATGCGCAGGCGATGGCAGAACTCGTCGACTACTTGCGGGCGCACGGGGTTTCGACTATCTTCACGCAGGATGGGCAGCGCCCACGCTCACTCGGGCAGTTGAAGGACGAACTGGGCGATCTGCAGACCGTTGACCTCTACGTGGGAACTCTCCAGCCTCCGGGTCAGCCCGTGGACTCCTACATCGCGATGATTCGTCACGATGTGCGCCTGATCGTCGGGAGTCTTCAATGA
- a CDS encoding CopG family transcriptional regulator, translating to MAKKEEVITFKVDRALAEAMSGISNRSAFIRSAILSALDNTCPLCNGTGVLTPRQADHWQEFSTHHHLEECPDCHERHIVCDSSPDCDA from the coding sequence ATGGCCAAGAAGGAAGAAGTCATCACATTCAAGGTCGACCGAGCGCTGGCCGAGGCGATGAGCGGAATCTCTAATCGATCCGCATTCATTCGTTCGGCGATCCTGTCGGCTCTCGACAACACCTGTCCGCTCTGCAACGGAACGGGCGTGCTGACCCCGCGGCAGGCGGACCATTGGCAAGAGTTCTCGACCCATCATCATCTGGAGGAGTGTCCGGACTGCCACGAGCGCCACATCGTGTGCGACTCGTCCCCGGACTGCGACGCATGA
- a CDS encoding sodium-translocating pyrophosphatase, whose translation MSIEIVIAAVAAILALLFVVYLVRDVLKAPRGNELMIEISDAVQLGAKAFLRREYMYIGIFVAVIFVLITAAPFIAKGEAIHDSLGWQTGLSFIIGALASSAAGFIGMNIATRANSRTTEAARKGVEDDKDPESGLKNALSVAISGGAVMGMSVVGIGLLGLIVVIFIVDILSGDAGWGNHSGWINGYAMGASLVALFARSGGGIFTKGADMGADLVGKVEAGIPEDDPRNAATIADNVGDNVGDVAGLGADLMESYIESMIAAMALAVGLNIVAPNLADNLTGGIGDIRMSMQVLPLVLAAVGIVSSIIGVATVKFAPGKKVQNSLMNGTYVAAILAIVGTFVATKILLPDGFSIASVADKDIITYTWWQIALSATVGVVAGSLVGFFSEYYTSAKYSPVQKMAKNCQMGPAITVTDGLAVGMKSCMFPIISLAIAMLVAFWCGNFYGIALAAFGMLATTGMIVAVDSYGPIADNAGGCAEMAHLDKGVREITDNLDAVGNTTAAIGKGFAIGSAAFAALALLVAFMAAAGIEGADLSSPRVMFGLLLGGMMPFFFSALLFDAVSKAAFKMIDEVRRQLREIPGIMEGKNKPDYARCVDISTDGAIKGMLLPGGLAILAPPVVGLLFGGEALAGFLIGALITGVMLGLMSANSGGAMDNAKKYIEEGKVTDKDGNVQAKGSEAHKAAVIGDTVGDPLKDTVGPSINILIKLMAVISLVLAPLFISS comes from the coding sequence ATGAGTATCGAAATTGTCATCGCAGCGGTCGCTGCCATTCTGGCTCTGCTGTTCGTCGTCTATCTCGTAAGAGACGTCCTAAAGGCCCCTCGTGGCAACGAACTGATGATCGAGATCAGTGACGCCGTACAGTTGGGCGCGAAGGCATTCCTGCGTCGCGAATATATGTACATCGGAATTTTTGTCGCCGTCATCTTCGTCCTGATCACGGCGGCCCCATTCATTGCCAAGGGCGAGGCCATTCATGACAGCCTTGGCTGGCAGACGGGCCTTAGCTTCATCATCGGTGCCCTGGCCTCCAGCGCCGCGGGCTTTATCGGAATGAACATCGCCACTCGCGCCAATAGCCGTACGACGGAAGCCGCGCGCAAGGGCGTTGAGGACGACAAGGATCCAGAATCCGGTCTGAAGAACGCCCTCTCCGTCGCCATCTCCGGCGGCGCGGTGATGGGCATGAGCGTCGTGGGCATCGGCCTGCTTGGCCTGATCGTTGTGATCTTCATCGTTGATATTCTCTCCGGCGATGCCGGCTGGGGAAATCACTCCGGCTGGATTAATGGTTATGCTATGGGCGCGTCGCTCGTTGCCCTGTTCGCGCGCTCCGGCGGCGGCATCTTCACGAAGGGTGCCGATATGGGCGCCGATCTTGTTGGTAAGGTCGAAGCCGGCATCCCGGAAGACGATCCCCGTAACGCCGCGACGATCGCCGACAACGTTGGCGACAACGTCGGCGACGTGGCCGGCCTCGGTGCCGACCTGATGGAGTCCTACATCGAGTCCATGATCGCCGCGATGGCATTGGCCGTTGGGCTGAACATCGTTGCGCCGAACCTCGCTGACAATCTGACGGGTGGCATTGGCGATATCAGGATGTCGATGCAGGTCCTGCCTCTGGTTCTCGCCGCGGTCGGTATCGTTTCTTCGATCATCGGTGTCGCGACGGTGAAATTCGCACCCGGCAAGAAGGTTCAGAATTCTCTGATGAACGGCACCTACGTGGCCGCCATCCTGGCCATCGTCGGAACATTCGTCGCCACCAAGATTCTCCTTCCCGATGGTTTCTCGATCGCCTCAGTTGCCGACAAAGATATCATTACATACACTTGGTGGCAGATTGCCCTCAGTGCGACCGTTGGCGTTGTCGCCGGTTCGCTTGTCGGCTTCTTCTCGGAATACTACACCTCTGCGAAGTATTCGCCTGTGCAGAAGATGGCGAAGAACTGCCAGATGGGTCCCGCAATCACCGTGACTGACGGTCTGGCCGTCGGCATGAAGAGCTGTATGTTCCCGATCATCTCCCTCGCTATTGCCATGCTGGTCGCCTTCTGGTGCGGCAACTTCTACGGAATCGCCCTGGCGGCCTTCGGTATGCTGGCGACGACCGGCATGATCGTCGCCGTCGATAGCTATGGCCCAATCGCCGATAACGCCGGTGGCTGTGCGGAAATGGCTCATCTGGATAAGGGCGTTCGCGAGATCACCGACAACCTGGACGCGGTCGGCAACACGACGGCGGCCATCGGCAAGGGCTTCGCCATCGGTTCGGCGGCTTTCGCGGCACTTGCGCTGCTGGTCGCCTTCATGGCGGCCGCGGGGATCGAAGGTGCCGACCTGAGCAGCCCGAGGGTCATGTTCGGTCTGCTGCTCGGCGGAATGATGCCGTTCTTCTTCTCCGCGCTTCTGTTCGACGCGGTCTCGAAGGCTGCGTTCAAGATGATCGACGAGGTCCGTCGCCAGTTGCGCGAAATCCCCGGCATCATGGAAGGCAAGAACAAGCCAGACTACGCCCGTTGCGTCGACATCTCGACCGACGGCGCGATCAAGGGCATGCTACTCCCCGGCGGACTCGCCATTCTTGCCCCACCGGTCGTCGGCCTCCTCTTCGGTGGCGAGGCGCTGGCCGGCTTCCTGATCGGCGCGCTGATCACCGGCGTGATGCTCGGCCTGATGAGCGCCAACAGTGGCGGCGCCATGGACAACGCCAAGAAGTACATCGAAGAAGGCAAGGTCACGGACAAGGACGGCAACGTGCAGGCCAAGGGCTCTGAGGCCCACAAGGCCGCCGTTATCGGCGACACCGTCGGCGATCCGCTGAAGGACACGGTCGGTCCCTCGATCAACATTCTGATCAAGCTGATGGCTGTTATCTCCCTGGTCCTGGCCCCGCTGTTCATCAGCAGCTAA
- a CDS encoding carbon-nitrogen hydrolase, with translation MPKDPARKVILGLVQMACSDNAEENVDKAIAKIREAANDGAQVVCTQELFRSPYPCQSEDHDFFALAEPLPGPTTDRIAAVAKEKGISIVSSHFERRAAGVYHNTAVIFEATGEVLGLYRKMHIPDDPNYYEKFYFAPGDLGFRAWDTKFARLGALVCWDQWYPEAARLTALRGAEILFYPTAIGWLLEEKEKYGEVQHDSWETIQRGHAIANGLYVAAVNRVGIEGNIQFWGQSFVADPQGRIIARADAEKEENLIVEVDLARCERVRQHWPFLRDRRIDAYGDITKRFVD, from the coding sequence ATGCCTAAAGATCCCGCCCGCAAAGTCATCCTCGGCCTCGTTCAGATGGCCTGCTCGGACAACGCCGAGGAGAACGTCGACAAGGCCATCGCGAAGATCCGCGAAGCCGCCAATGACGGCGCCCAGGTGGTCTGTACGCAAGAGCTCTTCCGCAGCCCGTACCCGTGCCAGAGCGAAGACCACGACTTTTTCGCGCTTGCCGAGCCCCTGCCCGGCCCAACCACGGATCGCATTGCCGCGGTGGCCAAGGAGAAGGGCATCTCAATTGTCTCTTCGCATTTCGAGCGCCGCGCCGCGGGCGTGTACCACAATACGGCCGTGATTTTCGAAGCGACCGGCGAAGTGCTCGGGCTCTACCGCAAGATGCACATTCCGGACGATCCGAACTATTACGAAAAGTTCTACTTCGCGCCCGGCGATCTGGGATTTCGGGCGTGGGATACGAAGTTCGCGCGGCTCGGCGCGCTGGTGTGCTGGGATCAATGGTATCCGGAGGCGGCCCGCCTGACGGCACTGCGGGGCGCGGAGATTCTCTTCTACCCCACTGCGATCGGTTGGCTGCTGGAGGAGAAAGAGAAGTACGGCGAAGTGCAGCACGATTCCTGGGAAACCATCCAACGCGGCCACGCGATTGCGAACGGCCTATACGTCGCGGCGGTCAATCGAGTCGGCATCGAGGGCAACATCCAGTTCTGGGGCCAGTCCTTTGTCGCGGATCCGCAAGGCCGCATCATCGCGCGGGCCGATGCGGAGAAGGAAGAGAACCTGATCGTGGAAGTCGACCTCGCGCGTTGCGAACGTGTGCGCCAGCACTGGCCGTTCCTGCGCGACCGGCGCATCGACGCTTACGGCGATATCACCAAGAGATTCGTGGACTGA